One region of Solea senegalensis isolate Sse05_10M linkage group LG14, IFAPA_SoseM_1, whole genome shotgun sequence genomic DNA includes:
- the zranb2 gene encoding zinc finger Ran-binding domain-containing protein 2 isoform X1 yields MSGKSFRVSDGDWICPDKKCGNVNFARRTSCNRCGREKTTEAKMMKAGGTEIGKTLAEKSRGLFSANDWQCKTCGNVNWARRSECNMCNTPKYAKLEERTGYGGGFNERENVEYIEREESDGEYDEFGRKKKKYRGKTNSTSSSKSEKKEVPKVAKEEDEEEEEEEDGDVSKYKLDDEDDEDDEDGDLSKYDLDASDEEDKPAKKKGSRSGSSRSSSRSSSSSSRSRSRSRSRSSSSSRSGSRSRSHSRSSSRSGKGSSPRKRSRSPSSSPERGQKRSRSRSSSGGRKRRRSRSHSSERFGFLWNTTMALIVISHQMPRLSEFIETFLHFDVLRCVFNCNCVIFIYAQLHFTIRAC; encoded by the exons ATGTCGGGTAAGAGTTTCCGAGTCAGCGACGGGGACTGGATTTGTCCCGATAAAAA GTGTGGAAATGTGAATTTTGCAAGAAGAACTAGTTGTAACAGATGTGGCAGGG aGAAAACCACAGAGGCAAAGATGATGAAAGCAGGAGGAACAGAGATTGGGAAAACCCTGGCTGAGAAGAGCAGAGGCCTCTTCAGTGCAAATGATTGGCAATGCAAAAC GTGTGGCAATGTGAACTGGGCGAGACGGTCAGAGTGCAACATGTGTAACACACCCAAATATGCCAAGTTGGAAGAGAGAACAG GTTATGGTGGAGGTTTCAATGAAAGGGAAAATGTAGAATACATTGAACGGGAGGAATCAGATGGTGAATAtgatgag TTtggaaggaaaaagaaaaagtatcgTGGGAAGACCAACAGCACATCTTCCtcaaaaagtgaaaagaaagaggTCCCAAAAGTGGCgaaggaggaagatgaagaagaagaagaggaggaagatggtgACGTGTCAAAGTACAAATTGGAT GATGAAGACGACGAAGACGACGAAGATGGAGACCTGTCAAAGTATGACCTAGATGCCAGTGATGAAGAAGACAAGCCAGCCAAGAAAAAGGGAAGCCGCTCAGGATCGTCCCGTTCATCCTCGCgctcctccagctccagttcTCGGTCGAGGTCCAG gtccCGCTCTAGAAGCTCATCCAGTTCCAGATCTGGATCTCGCTCCAGGTCCCACTCCAG ATCCAGCTCCAGGTCTGGAAAGGGCTCCTCTCCCAGGAAGAGGTCCCGCtcaccctcttcctctcccGAGAGGGGACAGAAACGCAGCCGCTCCAGGTCTTCGTCTGGAGGGAGAAAACGGAGGCGGTCTAGATCACATTCGTCCGAAAGGTTTGGGTTTCTGTGGAATACCACAATGGCACTGATTGTTATTAGCCATCAGATGCCTCGCTTATCGGAATTTATTgaaacatttttgcattttgacgTGTTACGTTGTGTGTTTAATtgtaattgtgtgatttttatatATGCACAACTTCATTTCACTATACGCGCCTGCTGA
- the ptger3 gene encoding prostaglandin E2 receptor EP3 subtype — MTATSCDSLEDLQTSGAEMLSSNVSKSLREENVTKNSSCGSVSVGFPITMMVTGMVGNSLALVLVYISYIKKENKRKRSFLLCIGSLALTDLFGQLLTSPIVISVYRADLNWERIDSSGKLCAFFGACMTTFGLCALFLASAMAIERAMAITNPHWYSSHMKTSVTKQTLAAIWFLVLLFALLPIAGVGKYTRQWPGTWCFISTGDREVPGNMFFAITFAVLGIFSLLVTLSCNVVTIRGLIVRCKTKTGASQSSKQWERLTTETVIQLLGIMCVLLVCWSPLLVLMLRMISTQVSSHECSTTTGMSSESSSSRDVHLDCNFFLTAIRLASLNQILDPWIYLLLREILFRKFCIVANAVSNCSLENQKENPNALDALNKQSQDSNNLHKTQSG; from the exons ATGACTGCGACCAGTTGTGATTCTTTAGAGGACTTGCAAACATCCGGTGCAGAGATGCTGAGCTCCAACGTCTCCAAGTCATTGCGCGAAGAAAATGTCACCAAGAATTCCAGTTGTGGATCTGTATCAGTGGGTTTTCCTATCACCATGATGGTTACTGGCATGGTGGGGAACTCTCTGGCTCTTGTCCTGGTGTACATCTCTTAcataaagaaggaaaataaacgGAAACGCTCGTTCTTGCTTTGCATTGGATCGCTGGCGCTGACTGACTTGTTTGGGCAGCTTTTGACGAGTCCAATAGTGATCTCAGTTTACAGAGCGGATCTGAACTGGGAGCGCATCGACTCGTCGGGGAAGCTGTGCGCTTTTTTCGGTGCGTGCATGACAACTTTTGGACTGTGCGCGCTCTTCTTGGCCAGTGCCATGGCGATTGAACGGGCCATGGCGATAACAAACCCCCACTGGTACTCCAGTCACATGAAGACGAGTGTCACAAAGCAGACTTTGGCTGCCATATGGTTTCTGGTGCTGCTCTTTGCGCTGCTGCCTATCGCAGGCGTCGGGAAGTACACGCGGCAGTGGCCTGGCACCTGGTGCTTCATCAGCACGGGGGACAGAGAAGTCCCGGGAAATATGTTTTTCGCCATTACTTTCGCTGTACTTGGGATTTTCTCTCTTCTTGTGACACTTTCCTGCAACGTCGTGACGATCCGGGGTTTAATTGTCCGATGTAAAACAAAGACTGGCGCATCTCAGTCCTCGAAACAGTGGGAGCGACTCACCACAGAGACCGTCATTCAGTTGTTGGGGATTATGTGCGTCTTGCTTGTATGCTGGTCTCCTTTGCTG GTGCTGATGCTGAGGATGATCTCCACCCAAGTGTCCTCACATGAGTGCAGTACAACCACAGGGATGTCCAGTGAAAGCTCCAGCAGCCGCGATGTCCATTTAGACTGCAATTTCTTTCTGACGGCGATCCGTCTGGCCTCCCTCAACCAGATCCTTGACCCCTGGATCTACCTGCTCCTCAGGGAAATCCTCTTCCGTAAGTTCTGCATTGTAGCTAATGCCGTGTCCAACTGCTCCTTGGAGAATCAGAAGGAGAATCCGAATGCACTGGATGCTCTTAACAAGCAGAGCCAAGACAGCAATAATCTCCATAAAACACAAAGTGGCTGA
- the zranb2 gene encoding zinc finger Ran-binding domain-containing protein 2 isoform X2 yields MSGKSFRVSDGDWICPDKKCGNVNFARRTSCNRCGREKTTEAKMMKAGGTEIGKTLAEKSRGLFSANDWQCKTCGNVNWARRSECNMCNTPKYAKLEERTGYGGGFNERENVEYIEREESDGEYDEFGRKKKKYRGKTNSTSSSKSEKKEVPKVAKEEDEEEEEEEDGDVSKYKLDDEDDEDDEDGDLSKYDLDASDEEDKPAKKKGSRSGSSRSSSRSSSSSSRSRSRSRSRSSSSSRSGSRSRSHSRSSSRSGKGSSPRKRSRSPSSSPERGQKRSRSRSSSGGRKRRRSRSHSSERRGGHSSGSSHSGSSSKKA; encoded by the exons ATGTCGGGTAAGAGTTTCCGAGTCAGCGACGGGGACTGGATTTGTCCCGATAAAAA GTGTGGAAATGTGAATTTTGCAAGAAGAACTAGTTGTAACAGATGTGGCAGGG aGAAAACCACAGAGGCAAAGATGATGAAAGCAGGAGGAACAGAGATTGGGAAAACCCTGGCTGAGAAGAGCAGAGGCCTCTTCAGTGCAAATGATTGGCAATGCAAAAC GTGTGGCAATGTGAACTGGGCGAGACGGTCAGAGTGCAACATGTGTAACACACCCAAATATGCCAAGTTGGAAGAGAGAACAG GTTATGGTGGAGGTTTCAATGAAAGGGAAAATGTAGAATACATTGAACGGGAGGAATCAGATGGTGAATAtgatgag TTtggaaggaaaaagaaaaagtatcgTGGGAAGACCAACAGCACATCTTCCtcaaaaagtgaaaagaaagaggTCCCAAAAGTGGCgaaggaggaagatgaagaagaagaagaggaggaagatggtgACGTGTCAAAGTACAAATTGGAT GATGAAGACGACGAAGACGACGAAGATGGAGACCTGTCAAAGTATGACCTAGATGCCAGTGATGAAGAAGACAAGCCAGCCAAGAAAAAGGGAAGCCGCTCAGGATCGTCCCGTTCATCCTCGCgctcctccagctccagttcTCGGTCGAGGTCCAG gtccCGCTCTAGAAGCTCATCCAGTTCCAGATCTGGATCTCGCTCCAGGTCCCACTCCAG ATCCAGCTCCAGGTCTGGAAAGGGCTCCTCTCCCAGGAAGAGGTCCCGCtcaccctcttcctctcccGAGAGGGGACAGAAACGCAGCCGCTCCAGGTCTTCGTCTGGAGGGAGAAAACGGAGGCGGTCTAGATCACATTCGTCCGAAAG GCGCGGCGGCCATTCCTCTGGATCCTCCCATTCTGGCTCCAGTTCAAAAAAGGCATAA